The following is a genomic window from Sciurus carolinensis chromosome 3, mSciCar1.2, whole genome shotgun sequence.
GCAGCGGCAAAGAGAACCCGGACAGTGATGCTGACTTGGATGTGGATGGGGATGACACTCTGGAGTATGGGAAGCCACAATACACGGAGGCTGATGTCATCCCCTGCACAGGCGAAGAGCCTGGtgaagccaaggagagagaggCACTCCGGGGTGCAGTCCTAAATGGTGGCCCTCCCAGCACCCGCATCACACCTGAGTTCTCTAAGTGGGCCAGTGATGAGATGCCATCCACCAGCAATGGTGAAAGCAGCAAGCAGGAGGCCATGCAGAAGACATGCAAGAACAGCGACATCGAGAAAATCACTGAAGATTCAGCTGTGACCACGTTTGAGGCCCTGAAGGCTCGGGTCAGGGAGCTTGAACGGCAGCTATCTCGGGGGGACCGATACAAATGCCTCATCTGCATGGACTCATACTCAATGCCCCTAACGTCAATCCAGTGTTGGCATGTGCACTGTGAGGAATGCTGGCTGCGAACCCTGGGTGCCAAGAAGCTATGCCCTCAGTGCAACACTATCACAGCGCCTGGAGACCTTCGGAGGATCTACTTGTGAGCTAGCCACCCAGGCAGGCCTTGCCTCAAGCAGCCTCATCTGCCCCCAGCCTCTGTGACAGTGACCC
Proteins encoded in this region:
- the LOC124979953 gene encoding LOW QUALITY PROTEIN: E3 ubiquitin-protein ligase RNF220-like (The sequence of the model RefSeq protein was modified relative to this genomic sequence to represent the inferred CDS: deleted 1 base in 1 codon; substituted 1 base at 1 genomic stop codon), yielding MPRARSGRRSRGAGGREEXTFLRVRANRQTRLNARIGKMKRRKQDEGQVCPLCNRPLAGSEQEMSRHVEHCLSKREGSCMAEDDAVDIEHENSNRFEEYEWCGQKRIRATTLLEGGFRGSGFVMCSGKENPDSDADLDVDGDDTLEYGKPQYTEADVIPCTGEEPGEAKEREALRGAVLNGGPPSTRITPEFSKWASDEMPSTSNGESSKQEAMQKTCKNSDIEKITEDSAVTTFEALKARVRELERQLSRGDRYKCLICMDSYSMPLTSIQCWHVHCEECWLRTLGAKKLCPQCNTITAPGDLRRIYL